One Panicum virgatum strain AP13 chromosome 3N, P.virgatum_v5, whole genome shotgun sequence DNA segment encodes these proteins:
- the LOC120665486 gene encoding probable carboxylesterase 17: protein MLDKFLAYALPEGATKDHPFSCPMGPLAPPLASVPLPPMLVSVAEDDLIRDTNLEYCDALRAAGKEVEVLVNRGMSHSFHLNKYAVDMDPTTGERARELIDAIRSFISRH, encoded by the coding sequence ATGCTGGACAAGTTCCTGGCATACGCGCTGCCGGAGGGCGCGACCAAGGACCACCCGTTCTCGTGCCCCATGGgcccgctggcgccgccgctggcgtccgtgccgctgccgccgatgCTGGTGTCCGTGGCCGAGGACGACCTCATCCGCGACACCAACCTCGAGTACTGCGAcgcgctgcgcgccgccggcaaGGAGGTGGAGGTGCTGGTCAACCGCGGCATGAGCCACTCCTTCCACCTCAACAAGTACGCCGTCGACATGGACCCCACCACCGGGGAGCGGGCGCGGGAGCTCATCGACGCCATCAGGAGCTTCATCTCCCGCCACTGA
- the LOC120665485 gene encoding probable carboxylesterase 17, which produces MAPANVDQQQKQEVRAPAGGRKVVDEVSGWLRVLDDGSVDRTWTGPPEALPLMQPVAPYAEPRDGHTLHDLPGEPNLRVYLPEVAGPGGARLPVILNLHGGGFCISHPSWLMYHQGWSQESIFFIVGGG; this is translated from the coding sequence ATGGCCCCTGCCAATGTCgaccagcagcagaagcaggaggtgcgggcgccggcgggcggccgcAAGGTGGTGGACGAGGTGTCCGGCTGGCTGCGCGTGCTGGACGACGGCAGCGTCGACCGCACGTGGACCGGCCCGCCCGAGGCGCTCCCGCTGATGCAGCCCGTGGCGCCGTACGCCGAGCCCCGCGACGGGCACACGCTGCACGACCTCCCCGGGGAGCCCAACCTGCGCGTGTACCTCCCCGAGGTGGCGgggccgggcggcgcgcgccTGCCCGTCATCCTGaacctccacggcggcggcttctGCATCTCCCACCCGTCCTGGCTCATGTACCACCAGGGGTGGAGCCAGGAATCCATTTTTTTCATTGTTGGAGGGGGCTAA